The genomic stretch AAAGGTTCCCTCAGACTCCCTCCAAAAACTTTTAATGCGAGTTGGTTTCCCCCTGTTTTGCCAGGCAAAACAGGGGGAAACCAACTCGTATTGAAAGTCTTTGAAGGGGGTCTGGGGGAAACTTTCTACAGAAAGTTTCCCCCAGCGTCCTTCATGGTGCTCTCAGCGAAGGGGGACCGTGGTGACGGGGAAAAGGATGGAAGGAAGGAAAAGGCGGGTTCTGGGGCGCGGGCTCGGGGCGCTCATAGGCGAGAAGGCCGCTTCGGGGCGGCGGGAGAAGTTCGTCTACTGCGCGCCGTCCGAGATACGGACGAACAGGTTCCAGCCGCGCCGCATATTCGACGAGGCGGCCCTTTCCGAGCTCGTCGACTCGATCAGGGAAAAGGGTGTCATCGAGCCGCTCGTGGCCCGGCGCGGCGCCGACGGCATAGAGCTCATAGCGGGGGAGAGGCGGCTTCGGGCGGCCACGCTCGCCGGCTTGAAGGAGGTGCCGGTCGTGATGGTCGAGGCCACCGACCGCGAGAGCCTCGAGCTCGCCGTCATAGAGAACATCCAGCGCGAGGATCTCAACCCCATCGAAGAGGCCGAGGCCTACAGCAGGCTCATGGACTTCGGTCTCTCGCAGGAGGAGGTGGCCGCCAAGGTCGGCAAGGAGCGGGCCACGGTGGCCAACTACCTGAGGCTTCTGAAACTGCCGCCCGAGGTGAAGGACGAGCTCGGCCGGGGGACTATCTCCATGGGCCATGCCCGCGCCATCGTCTCGCTACCAACGGCCGCGGCCCAGCGCGAGCTCTGCAGGCGGGTCATAAGCCGCGGACTTTCGGTGCGCGAGACCGAGCGGCTCGCAAAGGCGGCCCTCGGGGGCGGGCGGAAGAAGGCGGCCGGCGCAGGGCCCCAGGAGACGGACCGCCAGCTCCGCTTCGTAGAGGACGAGCTCAGGGCGCTCTTCGGCACGAAGGTCTCGATAAGGGAGAACAACGGCAAGGGCAGGGTCGAGTTCGCCTTCTACTCGGCCCAGGAGCGGGAGCGGCTGCTCGAGCTTCTGAGGTCGGCCGCGGGGAGGTGACACGAAAAACAGGACTCTATAGCTCCTGTTTATACCGGGCCATAGGAGGTAGGGATGTTCGCCAAGGACGAGAAGAGGAAGAACGACACGGGCATCATCGGCTTCATCGGCAAGGGCATGAGTGTGGAGGGGACGCTGAGCTTCGAGGGCACGGCCAGGGTGGACGGCAACGTCAAGGGGCAGATAAGGGCCGACGGCACCCTCATAGTGGGCGACGGCGCGCTCATCGAGGCCCAGGTGAAGGTGGAGACGGCGGTGGTCACCGGCGAGATAAGGGGGACGCTGCAGGCCACGAAGCGGGTGGAGCTCCAGCGTCCCGGCAAGGTCATAGGCGACATCGTCGCCCCGACGCTAATAATCGGCGAAGGGGTCATATTCGAGGGCAACTGCACGATGTCGGGCGGGAAGGAACGGGTGCTCGAGGCCCAGGTGGTGGCCGTCGAGGAACACGGCCCGTAAGCGGCCGGAGCAGCAGCATGCGAGGTGGAAGATGTGCGGCATAGTGGCATACACGGGGCCGAGGGACGCGGCCCCGGTCCTCATCGAGGGTCTCCGCAAGCTCGAGTACCGCGGTTACGACTCGTCGGGGCTGGCCGTGGTCAACGACGGCTCCATAACCGTCCTGCGAAGCGTGGGCAAGCTGCGCGAGCTCGAGCGCCGCTGCGCCGCAAACCCCGTGCCGGGGCGGCTCGGCATAGGGCACACGCGCTGGGCCACCCACGGCCGCCCGAGCGAGGAGAACGCCCATCCCCACAGGGAAGGGTCCATCGCCGTGGTCCACAACGGCATCATAGAGAACTACCTCCCGCTGCGAAGCGAGCTTGCGAGCGAGGGGGCGGTCTTCAAGTCCGAGACCGACACCGAGATACTGGCCCACCTCATAAACCGCGAGATCAAGCGGGGCCTGGGGCTCGAAGAGGCCGTGCGCGCGGCGCTCAAGTACGTGAAGGGCACCTATGCGATGGCGGCGGTGAGCAGCGCCGAGCCCGACAAGATAGTGGGCGCGAGGCTCGAGTGCCCGCTCATCGTCGGGCTCGGCGAGGGCGAGACCCTCTTCTCTTCCGACATACCGGCCATCCTGGACATTACGAGACGGGCCGTCTTCCTCGACGACGGCGAGGTCTGCACCATAACGAGCGAGTCCGTGAAGATAACGGACCTCGACGGCGTGGAGGTGCGAAAGACGCCGAAGCACATCGACTGGAGCCCGGTGATGGCCGAAAAGGGCGGCTACCGCCACTTCATGCTCAAGGAGATATTCGAGCAGCCCAGGGCCGTGACCGACACCTTCCGCTCGCAGGTCCTCGAAGAGGAGAGCGACATCTTCTTCGCCGACTTCCCCATGGACGTAAAGGAGATGGACAAGATTTACATCGTCGCCTGCGGCACGTCGTGGCACGCGGCGCTGGTGGGGAAGTTCCTCATCGAGGAGCTCTGCCGGGTGCCTGTGGAGGTGGACCTGGGCAGCGAGTTCCGCTACCGCGACCCCCTGGTCGACGAACGCTCGCTGGTCGTGGCCGTCTCCCAGTCGGGCGAGACGGCCGACACGCTTGCGGCGCTGCGCGAGGCCAAGCGCAAGGGAGGGCGCACCATGGCGATCTGCAACGTCATGGAGAGCAGCATCACGCGCGAGGCCCTGTGGTCGCTCATGACCCATGCGGGGCCCGAGATAGGGGTGGCCTCCACCAAGGCGTTCACGACCCAGCTCGTGGCGCTCTACATGCTGGCCGTCTTCCTCGGCCGCCGCAACGGCCGCGTGCCCGACCCGGCGGCCTCGCTGCTCATAAAGGAGCTCGTCGAGCTGCCCAAGAAGATGGAAAGGGCGCTCGACGGCGCCTCCCACATAGAGGCCGTGGCGAAGAAGTACTTCCACCTGCGCGACTTCCTCTACCTGGGCAGGGGCATAAACTATCCCGTCGCCCTCGAGGGGGCGCTCAAGCTCAAGGAGATATCCTACATCCACGCCGAAGGCTATGCGGCGGGCGAGATGAAGCACGGTCCCATAGCGCTCATAGACGAGGACGTGCCGGTCGTGGTGCTCGCGCCGGCCGACTCCACCTACGGCAAGATACTGGCCAACATGGAGGAGGTGCTCGCCCGGGGCGGCCAGGTCATAGCGGTGGTGAGCGAGGGGGACCGCCAGGCGGCGCAGATGACCGAAGACGTCATAACGGTGCCGGTCACGTCACACCACTTAACGCCCGTGCTCATGAGCGTGCCGCTTCAGCTCCTGGCCTACTACGTGGCCGTGCTCAAGGGCACGGACGTGGACCAGCCGCGAAACCTGGCAAAGAGCGTAACCGTCGAGTAGCGCGACGGCGCTCCTGCGAAGAGGGGTTTATTTTCTCATGCTCTCCATACTCGTGTTCATGGCGTTCGCCTACATCGTCGGCTCCATACCGAGCGGCGTCGTGGTGGCGCGCCTTCTGGGCGCCCCCGACCCGCGCGAGGTCGGCAGCGGCAACATCGGCGCCACCAACGTCTCGCGGGCGGCGGGAAAGGGGGCGGGCCTTGCGACCCTTGCGGCCGACCTGTCCAAGGGGGCGCTCCCGACCTGTATCGCCATGCACGCCACGGGGGGCCGGCCCCTGGCCGTGACGCTCACCGGCCTTGCGGCCATGGCGGGCCACCTCTACCCCCTCTTTCTCCGCTTCAAGGGGGGCAAGGGGGTGGCCACGGCGGCGGGCGTGGTGGCCGTCATCTCGCCGTCGGTGCTGCTCTTCGACGTGGCGGTATTCGTCGTCGTCGCGGCCCTCACCCGCTACGTCTCGCTCGCCTCTCTGGCCGCAGCCGCGGCGCTGCCGGGCTTTTTCCTCGTCACGGCGGGCAAGCTCCCCTACGTGCCCTTCGGCGTCGCAGCGGCAGCGGCCGTGGCGGCGAGGCACTCGGCCAACATCAAGAGACTGCTCGAAGGCAGGGAAAACAGGCTTTAACCCGCCCGCCCCGCGCAAGCGGCGCGCAGCCCGCAAAGGAGCCGGTCCTTCTTCCCCGCCGGGGCGGAAGGTGTCCGATTATACGGCGCCCCCGGCCCGGAAGCGCCAGGGGGGATAGTCACGCCCTTGCGCCCGGGCCGGGGGCGCCTCCCGGTACCGCCGGGGTCGCCACGGACGCAAGGCCGCGCGCGGTCCGCTACAGCTTCTTGAGCCGCCTCTTCTTCGAGCGCAGGTGCCTGGGGAGCCTGCGGGACGGTCCTTTCTTGCGGGTGGAAGGGCCTTTTTCGAGGTCGCCGTCATCGTCGTCGCCGGGCTCAAGGCCCTCGGACCCCCCGTAGAGGGCCTCTTCGAGGAGGGCGTGGAACTCGCCGGAGCCGAGCACCACCGAGCCGGCCGAGCGGGCGCTGCGGGCCACCTCCCTGTCGGAGCTGACCACGGTGAGCGAGGCCCCGGCGGCGCGGGCCATCTCGGCTATGACCTCGTCGGCCTCTTCGCCGCCCCTTGAGAAGAGGACCTCTATGCCGGAGTCCATCCGCCGCGAACGCGAAAGACCGCCGGCGCGGCCGGCGTCGAAGACGACGGTGATGCGCAGGCCGGGCCGTTTCCTTCTGTAAAGGGCGAGCCGCTCCACGAGGGCCCTGCGCTCCTCCTCCATGGAAGGACGGCCGGGACCGGCGCGCCCCGTAAGCCCGAGCGAGGCGCCGATGAGGTTGTATCCGTCGATTACGAGGTGGACGGCCATGGAGGCCATATTACCAGAAAAGGGAGGCGAGGCAAAGGGGGGATGGAGCCGGCGGGCGGAATCGAACCGCCGACCAACTGATTACGAATCAGTTGCTCTACCGCTGAGCTACGCCGGCGTCAAAACTCTATGGAAACTCTGATTAATTACGCTGAGGGAACCTTTTTGTAAAAAGGTTCCCTCAGACTCCCTCCAAAAACTTTTTGCTTGCTCTTCGGGCCGCGTTGGTTCTCATGATCGTCCAAGGAAGCGAGGTTCTTCAGCCCAAATTAAAAGTCTTTGAAGGGGGTGTCTTGCCCGCATCAGCTGCCCGAGGGGCGGTCCTTTGGGGGTTCGGGCCGCAAAGGCGTAAGACAACCCCGCCTGGCGCGGGCCGAACCTCCAAGGGACCGCCAAACATCCGAATAACATACGAGGGAGCCGCGGGAGGAAACGTGGGCCTGTGGCCCTTCTACAGAAAGTTTCCCCCGGTGAGTCACAGTTTCCTTGAACGGAGTCTTTCATAATAAGGGAGGGAGGCCGTTTTTGTCAAGAAAATTGCGTAAAGGGACGCGCCGGTCGGCGAAGACTCCGGTCTATCACCTGGCGCTCAGCCGCGCCGCCATCGGAGAAGCCGCCCTCGTGCTCATGCCCGGAGACCCGAAGCGTTCGGTGAAGATAGCCGAGGCCGCGGCCGCGAGGCTGGGCGGCAGGGCCGCGCTGCTGGCCGACAACAGGGAGTACCGCACCTATCTCGTCGAGAGCGCGCAGGGGAAGCTTCTCGTCACCTCCACGGGCATAGGAGGCCCGTCCACGTCCATCGCCGTGGACGAGCTCGCACAGCTCGGCGTGCGCACCTTCATCCGCGTGGGCACCGCCGGCGCCATCTCCAGGGAGCTCAGGATCGGAGACGTCGTCGTCACGACGGGCTCTGTGCGGCTCGACGGCGCGTCGACCCACTACGCGCCCATCGAGTACCCGGCGGTAGCGGACCACGAGGTGGTTACGGCCCTCATCGAAGGGGCCGAGGACGCAGGGGCGCGCGCTCACAGGGGCATTACGGCGTCGTCGGACACCTTCTACCCCGGCGAGGAGAGGACCGACTCCTTTACGGGCTACGTGCTGCGCCGCTTCCAGGGAGCCACCGAAGAGCTGCGCCGTCTCCGGGTGCTCAACTACGAGATGGAATCGGCCACGGTGCTCACCCTCACCGCGGCCATGGGGCTTCGGGGCGGGTGCGTCACGGGCGTCATCAACCGGGCAGGCGGTGCGGCCATATCGAAGGCGGCGCTTCGCCGCGGCGAAACGAGCGCCGTGGCCACGGCGGTGAACGCCGCGGCGAGACTGCTCGGCGGCTGCCGGACCTGAAGAAGAGAGTTGCCGGCCATCATCAACCGGCGCCGCCCCCGCCCGGCGGGGCTGGCGCCACTGTCCCCGGGGCGTCCGCGCCGGAGAGGTTTCGGCAGGCCTCGACGATCCTCTCGGAGAGGGCCGTATGGCGGTGTTCCTCCCTCTCCTCCCTGAGGGCAACGGCCAGGGCCTTGCGCGAGGCGACGAGCACGACGAGACGCTTGCCGCGGGTGACGGCCGTGTACAGGAGGCGGCGGCGCAGCATGACGTAGTGGCTTGAGTGGAGGGCCACGACGACGCAGGGGTACTCGCCGCCCTGGGACTTGTGGATCGATAGGGCGTAGGCCGGCTGGAGCTCGTCGAGCTCGCTTGCCCCGTCGAAGTCCACGCGCCGGCCGTAGAAGTCGACCTCCACCGCGCCCTCCTCGGCGTCCACCGAGGTGACGACCCCCATGTCGCCGTTGA from Deltaproteobacteria bacterium encodes the following:
- a CDS encoding polymer-forming cytoskeletal protein, which produces MFAKDEKRKNDTGIIGFIGKGMSVEGTLSFEGTARVDGNVKGQIRADGTLIVGDGALIEAQVKVETAVVTGEIRGTLQATKRVELQRPGKVIGDIVAPTLIIGEGVIFEGNCTMSGGKERVLEAQVVAVEEHGP
- the glmS gene encoding glutamine--fructose-6-phosphate transaminase (isomerizing), coding for MCGIVAYTGPRDAAPVLIEGLRKLEYRGYDSSGLAVVNDGSITVLRSVGKLRELERRCAANPVPGRLGIGHTRWATHGRPSEENAHPHREGSIAVVHNGIIENYLPLRSELASEGAVFKSETDTEILAHLINREIKRGLGLEEAVRAALKYVKGTYAMAAVSSAEPDKIVGARLECPLIVGLGEGETLFSSDIPAILDITRRAVFLDDGEVCTITSESVKITDLDGVEVRKTPKHIDWSPVMAEKGGYRHFMLKEIFEQPRAVTDTFRSQVLEEESDIFFADFPMDVKEMDKIYIVACGTSWHAALVGKFLIEELCRVPVEVDLGSEFRYRDPLVDERSLVVAVSQSGETADTLAALREAKRKGGRTMAICNVMESSITREALWSLMTHAGPEIGVASTKAFTTQLVALYMLAVFLGRRNGRVPDPAASLLIKELVELPKKMERALDGASHIEAVAKKYFHLRDFLYLGRGINYPVALEGALKLKEISYIHAEGYAAGEMKHGPIALIDEDVPVVVLAPADSTYGKILANMEEVLARGGQVIAVVSEGDRQAAQMTEDVITVPVTSHHLTPVLMSVPLQLLAYYVAVLKGTDVDQPRNLAKSVTVE
- the plsY gene encoding glycerol-3-phosphate 1-O-acyltransferase, giving the protein MLSILVFMAFAYIVGSIPSGVVVARLLGAPDPREVGSGNIGATNVSRAAGKGAGLATLAADLSKGALPTCIAMHATGGRPLAVTLTGLAAMAGHLYPLFLRFKGGKGVATAAGVVAVISPSVLLFDVAVFVVVAALTRYVSLASLAAAAALPGFFLVTAGKLPYVPFGVAAAAAVAARHSANIKRLLEGRENRL
- a CDS encoding uridine phosphorylase, translated to MRKGTRRSAKTPVYHLALSRAAIGEAALVLMPGDPKRSVKIAEAAAARLGGRAALLADNREYRTYLVESAQGKLLVTSTGIGGPSTSIAVDELAQLGVRTFIRVGTAGAISRELRIGDVVVTTGSVRLDGASTHYAPIEYPAVADHEVVTALIEGAEDAGARAHRGITASSDTFYPGEERTDSFTGYVLRRFQGATEELRRLRVLNYEMESATVLTLTAAMGLRGGCVTGVINRAGGAAISKAALRRGETSAVATAVNAAARLLGGCRT
- a CDS encoding ParB/RepB/Spo0J family partition protein — translated: MEGRKRRVLGRGLGALIGEKAASGRREKFVYCAPSEIRTNRFQPRRIFDEAALSELVDSIREKGVIEPLVARRGADGIELIAGERRLRAATLAGLKEVPVVMVEATDRESLELAVIENIQREDLNPIEEAEAYSRLMDFGLSQEEVAAKVGKERATVANYLRLLKLPPEVKDELGRGTISMGHARAIVSLPTAAAQRELCRRVISRGLSVRETERLAKAALGGGRKKAAGAGPQETDRQLRFVEDELRALFGTKVSIRENNGKGRVEFAFYSAQERERLLELLRSAAGR